Part of the Candidatus Binataceae bacterium genome, TGTCGATCGTCTTGATCGTCATCTCATGTGGAACGTTTGCGGTGATCTTCAACATCCTTGGAATTTGATCAGCGGTGAGCAAAGCACACGAGTCGATGCCCGCGCCGCCTGACCCGCACACTTTGCGCGGCAAGCCGCATATCGAGGTGCGCAACCTGACGATGGCGTTTGGCAGCTTCGTGCTGATGCGCGACCTCAACTTCACCGTGCGCCACGGCGACATCTTCATCATCATGGGCGGCAGCGGATGCGGCAAATCCACGCTCCTGCGTCACATGATCGGTCTGCTCGAGCCCGCTCGCGGCGAAATCGCTTATGATGGCAAGACCTTCACCGGCGCCACGCCCGAGCAGCGGGAGATCATGCTGCGCCGCTTCGGAGTGCTGTATCAGAGCGGCGCGTTGTGGAGTTCGATGACACTCGCGGAGAACGTGGGACTGCCGCTCGGCGAGTTCAGCGATCTGAGTCCGCGCGAAATCCGCGAAGTCGCTTCGCTCAAGCTCGCGCTCGTCGGGCTCAAGGGTTTCGAAGACTATTATCCGAACCAGATCAGCGGCGGCATGCAGAAACGCGCCGGGCTGGCGCGCGCGATGGCGCTCGATCCCGAGGTGCTGTTCTTCGACGAGCCGTCGGCGGGTCTCGACCCGATAAGCTCGCGCCTGCTCGACGACCTGATTCTCGAACTGCGTGACAGCCTCGGCGCAACGATCGTCGTCGTTACCCACGAGCTCGCGAGTATCTTTACGATCGGCAACAACAGCGTCTTCCTCGACGCCGGAAGCCGTACCATGATCGCGCACGGGGACCCGCACGATCTGCTCGAGCATTGCGACAATCCCATCGTGCATCGCTTCCTGACTCGCGGCGCCGACGACGGCGAGAAGTCATCGAGGGAACATGGGTAAGAGAGTAAATCCTACTGCGATCGGTGCGTTCGTGATCGGCGCGCTGGTGCTCACGATCATCGCGATCGTGATGATCGGTTCGGGCCGCTTCTTCCAGCGCACCCAAGATTACGTGCTGTTCTTCAAAGGCAGCGTCAATGGACTAGGGGAGGGCGCCGCGGTGAAGTTTCGCGGCGTCCAGATAGGGGTCGTCAAGGAAATCAGGCTGAGCCTCGATATCCCGGAAATCCCCGTTGCCCAGGAAGTCCCGACCGATATCCAGATTCCGGTTGTGATCGAGCTTAACTCCACCATGCTATCCAAGAATGGCGTCCGGAACCTCAACCTCGCCGATCCCGCCGGAATCCGCGCCGCGGTGAAAAACGGATTGCGCGGTCAGCTCGAGATGGAAAGCTTCGTGACCGGGGTCCTCTATGTCGACCTGGATATGCAGCCCGGCAGTCCTGCTAACTTCGTGTTACCGCCCAACACCGGCTGGGTCGAAATCCCGACCTCGCCGACGACTCTCGAACAGGCGCAATCTGTCGCAACGGAACTGCTCGACAAGCTCCGTAAAATCGATTTCGACAAGTTCCTGAACGACTTTAATCGCTCCGTCGATGCGATAACCGCCGTTGTCACCTCGCCCAAATTGCAGGAGACGATGGCCAACCTCGCCAAGGCCTCCGCCGAACTCAGCACGACAGCAGTAAGCTTCCGACAGCTTGCGGATAACCTGAACTCGCGCACCGGGCCGCTCGCCAGGAGCCTGAACGAGACTTCACAAAACGCCAACGTGACGATGGTCAAGGCGCAGGAGGCGCTCGAAAGCGTGCAGGAGACCTTCGATCCTGCATCGCCGTTGACCTACCAGCTTAACCAGACCCTGGTTCAGATTGGTGAAGCCGCGCGCTCGATGCGCGAACTGGCCGACTATCTGCAACGCAACCCAAGCTCCGTTATCAGAGGGAGATCCTACGTCCAGGATTCGCAATGAACCTACGCCTCAACATACTCGCTATCATTGCGGTCGCGCTGAGCAGTGCGGTTATCGGATGCGGCCCGGTGCTTGCGCCGCAACCTGACAGATCGAAGTTCTACACATTGACGCCGGTCGATGCGGCCACGTCGCAGCCGCCGCTGCCGATCGTGCTCGGCCTCGGACCGGTCAACATGCCGTCGTACCTGGACCGGAACGCGGTCGTGATTCGCACCAGCCCCACTGAAATGGACGTATCGGCGGTCGACCGATGGGCCGAGCCGCTTTCCGCGAACTTCACCCGCACGCTTACTGAAGATCTCTCGCGCACGCTGAGCCCCAAACAGATCGTGCAGTTTCCGTGGTTTACAGCCACGCTGCCCGACTACCAGGTTGAGATCTACGTCTATCGCTTCGAGGCCAACTCGGCCGGCACGGCAGTTCTCTCGGGCCGTTGGGCGATCAGGAATCCCGTCACGCACAAGACGCTCTACAGCAGCGACATGAATATAAGCCAGCCCGTAGCAAAAGGTGACGGGGCCGGCGCGGCCGCGCTCAGCAAGGCCGTCGGCCAGCTAAGCACCGAGATCGCGGCTGCCGTTCGCGAGCTCCCACCGCCCCAACAACCCGCCAAAACGAACCAGCAATCCTGACTTGATGCGACAGTGCGCCGCCCATCGCATGACCGAGCGTCGCACGCTGTTCCCACGACAATGGCCTGATTTCGCGGCATCCTCGCCGCGCGGAATTTTCGCGTTTCGATCACGGGGGAGATCTCTCATGGGTATGCGCCTGACCTCACGAACTGTTCGTATACCTTGCGCTTTTATCCTCGCATCGCTGCTGATCTTAATCGCACCGCTGCGCGCGCATGCGGAGGCCGCCTCAGTCGTGCGCTTTTCGCCAACCGGCACGATCAAGGAAGTCCGCCAGGTGACGGCGCGCTTTTCGCAGCCGATGGTTCCGCTGGGCGACCCGCGCGTCAGCGTTTCACCGTTCGCCATCGATTGTCCGCAGAAGGGCGCGGCGCGCTGGATCGACAGTTTCAACTGGTCGTTTGATTTCAAGCAGGATTTGCCGGCCGGCGTGCAATGCACTTTCACGCTGCGGAGCGGGCTTAAGACTCTCGCGGGGCAACCGGTCGCGAGCGCGCCGCCGTTTCAATTCGACACCGGCGGCCCGTCGGTCATCGAGACTCGCCCGTGGATGGACAGCAACGCGATCGACGAGCAGCAGGCGTTCGTGCTGATGCTCGACACCACCGTCGATCAATCGACGATCCCCAGTCATGCCAGCTTCAGCGTATCGGGAATCGCCGAGAACATTGGCGTCACGGTCATGAGCGGAGCGAATTACAACCTCCTCGCCAAGCGCTTCCAGAATGCGATCGCGAAGCGGCCGTTCGTTATCCTCCAGGCGCGCCAGACCTTTCCCGCCGAGGCCACCGTCAAACTGGTGTGGGGTAAAGGGATCAAATCGACCAGCGGAATCGCGACCAGCGACGATCAGGAGCTCAACTACACCGTGCGCAAGGCGTTCAACGCCAAGGTCAGGTGCGAGCGTGAGAACGCCAAGGCCGGATGCATTCCGCTGACGCCGATCACGGTGCACTTCACCGATAACATCACGACGGATCTTGCGCGCAAGATCGCACTCGTTGCGCCCGACGGCGCGCGAATCGCGCCCAAGATCAGCGACGACAACACCAACGAAACCAGCGACGTCGATTTCGAGCCGCCGTTCAAGGAATCGACTGCCTACAAGGTCGTGCTGCCGCCGAATCTCACCGACGAATCGGGCCGTAAGCTGATCGACGCATCGAAGTTTCCCTACGAGGTCACCACCGATCAGTTTCCGCCGCTCGCGAAATTTTCGTC contains:
- a CDS encoding PqiC family protein — encoded protein: MNLRLNILAIIAVALSSAVIGCGPVLAPQPDRSKFYTLTPVDAATSQPPLPIVLGLGPVNMPSYLDRNAVVIRTSPTEMDVSAVDRWAEPLSANFTRTLTEDLSRTLSPKQIVQFPWFTATLPDYQVEIYVYRFEANSAGTAVLSGRWAIRNPVTHKTLYSSDMNISQPVAKGDGAGAAALSKAVGQLSTEIAAAVRELPPPQQPAKTNQQS
- a CDS encoding ATP-binding cassette domain-containing protein codes for the protein MSKAHESMPAPPDPHTLRGKPHIEVRNLTMAFGSFVLMRDLNFTVRHGDIFIIMGGSGCGKSTLLRHMIGLLEPARGEIAYDGKTFTGATPEQREIMLRRFGVLYQSGALWSSMTLAENVGLPLGEFSDLSPREIREVASLKLALVGLKGFEDYYPNQISGGMQKRAGLARAMALDPEVLFFDEPSAGLDPISSRLLDDLILELRDSLGATIVVVTHELASIFTIGNNSVFLDAGSRTMIAHGDPHDLLEHCDNPIVHRFLTRGADDGEKSSREHG
- a CDS encoding MlaD family protein; amino-acid sequence: MGKRVNPTAIGAFVIGALVLTIIAIVMIGSGRFFQRTQDYVLFFKGSVNGLGEGAAVKFRGVQIGVVKEIRLSLDIPEIPVAQEVPTDIQIPVVIELNSTMLSKNGVRNLNLADPAGIRAAVKNGLRGQLEMESFVTGVLYVDLDMQPGSPANFVLPPNTGWVEIPTSPTTLEQAQSVATELLDKLRKIDFDKFLNDFNRSVDAITAVVTSPKLQETMANLAKASAELSTTAVSFRQLADNLNSRTGPLARSLNETSQNANVTMVKAQEALESVQETFDPASPLTYQLNQTLVQIGEAARSMRELADYLQRNPSSVIRGRSYVQDSQ